A single genomic interval of Tsukamurella paurometabola harbors:
- the ispD gene encoding 2-C-methyl-D-erythritol 4-phosphate cytidylyltransferase: MTVVALVPAAGQGTRLGLNRPKAFVTLQGRSLLERAVDGLFASGVVDEVVVMVPADMLSAARDLVPRARVVVGGAERTDSVRAGLAAAGDAELVLVHDAARPLTPAPMIGRVVAALRAGAAAVVPVLPVADTIKRVDADGAVEATVDRADLRAVQTPQGFTAAALRAAYDAAPGALATDDAGLVERAGGTVVTVPGDALAMKITTAFDLRVAEILAQEQR; the protein is encoded by the coding sequence CTGACCGTCGTCGCGCTGGTCCCCGCCGCTGGGCAGGGGACGCGCCTGGGCCTGAACCGGCCCAAGGCCTTCGTGACTCTGCAGGGCCGTTCACTGCTCGAAAGGGCGGTGGACGGCCTGTTCGCGTCCGGGGTGGTCGACGAGGTCGTCGTCATGGTCCCCGCGGACATGCTGTCCGCCGCGCGGGATCTCGTGCCGCGGGCTCGCGTCGTCGTGGGCGGTGCGGAGCGGACGGACTCCGTCCGGGCCGGGCTCGCCGCCGCGGGCGACGCGGAGCTGGTGCTGGTGCACGACGCCGCCCGGCCGCTGACGCCGGCGCCGATGATCGGGCGGGTGGTCGCCGCGCTGCGTGCCGGGGCCGCCGCCGTCGTTCCCGTCCTGCCGGTCGCGGACACCATCAAGCGCGTCGACGCCGACGGTGCCGTCGAGGCCACCGTCGACCGGGCCGACCTGCGGGCCGTGCAGACGCCCCAGGGGTTCACCGCCGCGGCCCTGCGCGCGGCCTACGACGCCGCGCCGGGCGCGCTCGCCACCGACGACGCCGGGCTGGTGGAGCGGGCGGGCGGCACCGTCGTCACCGTTCCCGGCGACGCGCTCGCCATGAAGATCACCACCGCCTTCGACCTGCGGGTCGCGGAAATCCTTGCGCAGGAGCAGAGATGA
- a CDS encoding CarD family transcriptional regulator, which produces MIFKVGDTVVYPHHGAALIEAIEIKTIGGREREYLVLKVAQGDLTVKVPAENAEVVGVRDVVGQEGLDKVFQVLRAPHTEEPTNWSRRYKANLEKLASGDVNKVAEVVRDLWRREQDRGLSAGEKRMLTKARQILVGELALAESTDDQKAESMLDEVLAAAS; this is translated from the coding sequence ATGATTTTCAAGGTCGGAGACACCGTTGTCTACCCCCATCACGGTGCCGCACTGATCGAAGCTATCGAGATCAAGACCATCGGTGGACGTGAGCGCGAGTACCTCGTGCTCAAGGTCGCACAGGGTGATCTGACGGTCAAGGTTCCCGCTGAGAACGCCGAGGTCGTCGGCGTTCGCGACGTGGTCGGCCAGGAGGGCCTGGACAAGGTCTTCCAGGTGCTGCGCGCGCCGCACACCGAGGAGCCCACGAACTGGTCGCGCCGGTACAAGGCGAATCTCGAGAAGCTCGCGTCGGGCGATGTGAACAAGGTGGCCGAGGTCGTCCGCGACCTGTGGCGCCGCGAGCAGGACCGCGGCCTCTCGGCCGGCGAGAAGCGCATGCTGACGAAGGCGCGCCAGATCCTCGTGGGCGAGCTCGCGCTCGCCGAGTCCACCGATGACCAGAAGGCCGAGTCGATGCTCGACGAGGTGCTGGCGGCGGCCTCCTGA